A window of the Pseudomonas furukawaii genome harbors these coding sequences:
- a CDS encoding AAA family ATPase yields MKNDIHDLGLVLDSRVKLILIESWDERRVLETLTSLAVKRGLGLFTWAVSEGLQRLGFGGDGLGEGDSRDPELALRLIKGDPQPNLYVMCDLHPFLGDNPKVVRLLKEVAMAEGNHKPTLVLVSHALKLPPEVQRFAARFDLALPGEDELLSIVREEASRWSERNRGARVRTDNRTLQQVLKNLRGMSHGEARALARNVICDDGAITQEDLPELNKAKFQLLDLEGVLSFEYETARFAEVGGLANLKRWLAERQSALLDDKGRDRPRGVLLVGVQGGGKSLAAKAVAGLWGLPLLRLDFACLYNKFFGETERNLREALKLAEQMAPCVLWMDEVEKGLASGDHDGGVSQRVLGTLLTWMAERKAPVFLVATANAIDRLPPELLRKGRFDELFFVDLPQAEVRAEIFRIHLARRELDPAQFDLHQLAAASDGFAGAEIEQAVVGALYAAQARQCPVDQALLLAELKGTAPLSVLMAERLVELRTWAEGRCVKAD; encoded by the coding sequence GTGAAGAACGATATCCACGACCTTGGCCTGGTGCTGGATTCACGGGTCAAGCTGATCCTGATCGAGTCCTGGGACGAGCGACGGGTTCTGGAAACCCTTACCAGCCTCGCGGTGAAACGGGGGCTGGGCCTGTTCACCTGGGCGGTGAGCGAAGGGCTCCAGCGCCTGGGGTTCGGCGGTGACGGCCTGGGGGAAGGTGACAGCCGCGACCCCGAGTTGGCGCTGCGCCTGATCAAGGGCGATCCCCAGCCGAATCTCTACGTGATGTGCGACCTGCATCCCTTCCTTGGCGACAACCCGAAGGTGGTGCGCCTCTTGAAGGAGGTGGCCATGGCGGAAGGCAATCACAAGCCGACCCTGGTGCTGGTGTCCCATGCGCTGAAGTTGCCGCCGGAGGTGCAGCGCTTTGCCGCCCGTTTTGACCTGGCGCTACCCGGCGAGGATGAGCTGCTCAGCATCGTTCGTGAGGAGGCGTCGCGCTGGAGCGAGCGCAACCGGGGCGCGCGGGTGCGCACGGACAACCGCACCCTGCAGCAGGTGCTGAAGAACCTGCGGGGGATGAGTCATGGTGAGGCGCGGGCGCTGGCGCGCAATGTGATCTGCGATGACGGGGCCATTACCCAGGAAGACCTGCCGGAGCTGAACAAGGCCAAGTTCCAGTTGCTGGACCTGGAGGGGGTACTCAGCTTCGAGTACGAGACGGCGCGCTTCGCCGAGGTGGGCGGCCTGGCCAACCTCAAGCGCTGGCTGGCCGAGCGCCAGTCCGCGCTGCTGGACGACAAGGGCCGTGACCGTCCTCGGGGGGTGTTGCTGGTGGGTGTCCAGGGCGGCGGCAAGAGCCTGGCGGCCAAGGCGGTGGCCGGCCTCTGGGGGTTGCCGCTGTTGCGTCTTGATTTCGCCTGTCTCTACAACAAGTTCTTTGGCGAGACCGAGCGAAACCTGCGGGAGGCCCTGAAGCTGGCTGAACAGATGGCGCCCTGCGTGTTGTGGATGGACGAGGTGGAGAAGGGCCTGGCCAGCGGGGATCATGACGGCGGGGTCAGCCAGCGGGTGCTGGGTACCCTGCTGACCTGGATGGCGGAGCGCAAGGCGCCGGTGTTCCTGGTGGCCACGGCGAATGCCATCGACCGCTTGCCGCCGGAGCTGCTGCGCAAGGGGCGCTTCGATGAGCTGTTCTTCGTCGACCTGCCGCAGGCTGAGGTCAGGGCGGAGATCTTCCGCATCCATCTGGCACGCCGCGAGCTGGATCCGGCGCAGTTCGACCTGCATCAACTGGCGGCCGCCAGCGATGGCTTTGCCGGTGCCGAAATCGAACAGGCGGTGGTGGGGGCGCTCTACGCGGCACAG